The nucleotide window CGGGAGATCGACCTGGTGGTCATCGGCCCGGAGCAGCCCCTGGCGGACGGCCTCGCCGACCGCCTGCGCGCGCGCGGCCTCGCGGTCCTCGGCCCCGACGCCGCCGCGGCCCGGCTGGAGTCGAGCAAGGCCTTCGCCAAGGAGATCATGGACGAGGCCGGGGTGCCCACGGCCGCCTGGGCCGCCTTCGACGACGCGGCCGAGGCGAAGGCCTTCGCCGCCCGCTTCGAGGGCAGGGTCGCGGTGAAGGCCGACGGCCTCGCCGCGGGCAAGGGCGTCATCCTGGCCCACGACCTCGCCGAGGCCGGGGCCGCGGTCGACGCCCTGATGCTCGAGGGTCAGGTGGGTGAGGCCGGTGAGCGGGTGGTGGTCGAGGAATTGCTGATCGGCGAGGAGAAGAGCGCCATCGCCCTCTGCGACGGCAGCCGGGTGCTGATGCTGGCCGCCTCCGAGGATCACAAGGCGGTGCACGAGGGCGACACCGGCCCGAACACCGGCGGCATGGGGGCCTTCTCCCCGGTCGAGGGCCTCGACGCCGAGGGGCTGGAGCGAGTGCGCCTCGAGGTGATGCAGCCGATGCTGGAGGTGCTGGCCCGGCGCGGCGCCCCCTTCCGCGGCGTGCTCTACGCGGGCCTGATGCTCACGGCGGACGGCCCGAAGGTGCTCGAGTTCAACGTGCGCTTCGGCGACCCCGAGACCCAGCCCCTGATGCGCCGGGTGAAGGGGCCCCTGGCTCCGGCCTTCCTGGCCGCGGCGCAGGGTGATCTCTCGGGGATCGAGCTCGCCTGGCGGGAGGAGACCGCCTGCTGCGTGGTCCTCTGCAGCGAGGGCTACCCGGGCAGCTACCCCAAGGGGCGGGCCATCACCGGCCTCGAGGGCGTGCCCGAGGACGTGAAGGTCTTCCACGCCGGCACCCGCTCCGAGGAGGGGGTCTGGCAGACCGCCGGGGGCCGGGTCCTCGGCGTCACCGCCCTCGGGGCGACGATCCGCGAGGCGCGCCGGCGCGCCTATTCCGCCATCGAGGGCGTGGCCTTCGTGGGTATGCACTTTCGCCGGGACATCGGCGACCGCAAGGGAGAGGAGAGCGAGTCATGAGCGCGCAGGTCCTGCTGCTGATGGGTTCGAAGAACGACTGGAAGGTCGTGAAGAAGGCCCGGGACGTCCTGGAAGAGCTCGGGGTCGAGGCCGAGGCCCACGTCTCCTCCGCCCACCGCTCGCCCGCTCGGACCCTGGAGCTCATCGCCGCCGCCGAGGCGGGGGGGGCCAAGGTCATCATCTGCGCCGCGGGCCTGGCCGCGCACCTGGCCGGGGTGACGGCGGCCCACACCCTCCTGCCGGTGGTCGCCATCCCCATCGGCGGCGGCAGCCTCGGAGGCCTCGACGCGCTCCTCTCCACCGTGCAGATGCCCCCGGGCATCCCCGTGGCCACCGTGGGCATCGATCGCGGGAAGAACGCCGGCCTCCTCGCCGCGCAGATCATCGCGCTCTCGGACGAGGGGCTGCGCGGCCGGCTCCAGGCCTTCCGGAAGGCGCAGACCGAGGCCGTGGCCGGCGACGACGGCGAGCTGGTGTGAGGGGAGCGCCCCCCGGCAGCTCCGGGCCGACGTCGACGGGCACCTCGCGCCTTCTCCTCTCCGGCGGCCTGGCCACCGGCTGGTTCGGGTTGCAGGTCCTCGCGGGACGGTCGCTGGACGAGCGCGGGTTCGGGCTCTTCACCCTGGCGACCACCGCCGCGGCCCTCGCCCTGGCCCTCGTCGCCCGAAGCCCGCGAGGGTGGCCCGGGAGCGACCCTCGCGCGCTCCCGGAGGCCCGGACCGGACACCGGGCGGTGGAGGCCGCGCGAGCGCTCACGCTGCGCCTCGACCGGCTCTTGATCCCCTTCTTCGTGGATCTGCCCATGCTGGGCTTCTATGCCGCGGCGGCGAACTTTCTCTTCGTCTTCGACCTGCTGGGGGTGGGGCAGGCGGAATACCAGCGGTCGCGTCCCGGCCGGACCGGCGAGGCCGCCTTCGCCCGGGCCTGGTTGGCGCCCCTGGGGCTGGTGGGCCTGGGATTGGCGGTCCTGGTCGGGGTCGTCCCCGCCGCGCTCCATCTCTTCTTCTCGGGGCGCTTCGACGCCTCGGCCGGGCTGCTGCTCCCCCTGGCCGCCGTGGCCTCGCTCCGGATGCTGCAGGCGGTCCCGGGGGGCCTGCTCGCCGCTCGGCCGAAGGAGGAGAGACGGGGGTGGCTCCTGCACTTCGAGGGGGCGATGGTCGTGCTCCAGCTGGCGCTGCTCTTCCTCCTCCTGCCCATGATCGGCTTGATGGGAGCGGTCCTCGCCAACGGCGTGATCGCCGCGCTCCGGCTGGCAACCTACAGCTCGATCGCGCGGCGGGTGGAGGCCGGGAGGTGAGCATCTCCATTGACCGGCCTGGACGCGCGAAGTACCAACGTCGCGCGACGGCCGACGGGTCGGCGCCTCATCTGTGCCGCCGCGGAAGGTCATGAGCATCCAACACGTCGTCGTCACGCCGGTACACAACGAGCAGGATCACTTGCCGGCGCTGCTGCGCTCGATGGCAGCCCAGACGCTCCCCCCCACCGAGTGGATCCTGGTCGATGACCACTCCACGGACGGTACCCGGGAGCTCATCGAGGCGTTCTGCCTGGAGCACCCCTGGGCGCGGCGGATCGAGGGGGACGTCACCGTGGACCGCGAGCTGGGTGGGAAGGTCGCCCGGCTCTTCCTCCAGGGGCTCTCCCGGGCCCGGACCGACTGGGAGTTCCTCTCCAAGATCGACGCGGACCTCACGCTGCCCGACGACTACTTCGAGCGCGTCTTCCAGCTCTTCGCGGATCGAGAGCGTCTCGGGATCGCCGGCGGCGGCTGCTACGAGTACCGGAACGGCAAGAAGTGGTACGAGGCCGTCCCCCCGGATCACACGCGAGGGGCGCTGAAGACCTACCGGCGGGCGTGCTGGGACGAGTGGGGCGGCGTACGGCCGGTGAACGGCTGGGACGGGATCGACGGCTTCCTGGCTCAGATGAACGGGTGGCAGACCCGCAGCTTCCCGGAGATCGAGGTCATCCACCACCGGCCCTCGGGCTCGGCGCGGGGGGTGATCCGCGGCCGCTTCCGGGCCGGTGAGTTCGCCCACTTCATGGGCTACCACCCGCTCTTCCTCGCCGCTCGCTGCCTGCGGCGGGCCGCCGATCGGCCCGCGGTCCTCGGGAGCCTGGCGCTGGGCGCGGGCTTCGTCTGGTCCCATCTCAGAGACCGGCCGGTCTTCGAAGAGCGCGAGGTGGTCGAATACCTGCGCGAGCGCCAGCTGCGGCGACTCGGCCTCGGCGTGCTCCTCGATCGGGCCTCGAGGCGACCGGGGAAGGAATGAGCCGCGGGCGGCCCGAGACGGTGCTGCTGGTCGCATCCCACGGAGGCCACTGGGCGCAGCTGCGCCGGCTCGACCGGGCCTTCGAGGGGATGCGTTGCGTCTATCTCTCCACCGAGCAGGGGCTCGAGGCCGAGGTCGCGCCAGCGCAGCTCCACGTGGTGATGGACGCGAACCTGCAGACCCGGGGCAAGCTGCTCGTGATGGCGGCGCAGGTGCTCCGGGTCATGGTGAGGATCCGTCCCACGCTCGTCGTCTCCACCGGCGCGGCTCCGGGTTTCTTCGCGCTGCTCTACGGCAAGGCGATGGGCGCCCGCACCATCTGGGTGGACAGCGTCGCGAACGCCGAGCGCCTGTCGGTCTCGGGAGCGAAGGTCCGCCCCTTCGCCGACCTCTGGCTCACCCAGTGGCCGCACCTCGCCCGGCCGGAGGGGCCGCGCTACGAGGGGAGCGTGCTTTGATCTTCGTCACCGTCGGGACGCAGCTCCCCTTCGATCGCCTCGTGCGCGCGGTGGACGCCTGGGCAGGGGAGCACCCGGGGCAGGAGGTCGTGATCCAGACGGCGTCCGGGGGCAGGCCGCCGGAGCATTGCCAGGCCCACGAGACGCTGGCGCCGGAGGCCTGGCGAGCGCTCTTCGATCGGGCGGATCTGGTGGTCGCCCACGCTGGCATCGGGACCATCCTCTCCTGCCGGGAGGCCGGGAGGCGCCTGATCGTCGTCCCCCGGGAGGCCGCGCGGGGGGAGCACCGGAACGATCATCAGCTGGCCACCGTCGCCTCCCTCGGCGACCTGCCGGGCATCCGGGTGATCACGGAGGTCGAGGACCTCCCCGAGGCCATCGAGGTGGCGCTCTCCGAGCCGGCGACCGGACACTCCCGGGAGAGCGCCGAGCTGGAGAGGCTCGTCGGTTGCCTCCGGCGCTTCGCGCTCGGCGAACGGGACGCGTGAGACCTGGCCTAGCGGCGGCCGTAGACGAAGAAGTGGGCGCGGGTGCCCGTCTCGACGTCGTTCGCGTAGGGAATCGGGTTCTCGATCCGCTCGATCAGTGACCACTCCGGGGCGTGGGTCTCCACCCAGGGGGTGAAGCGCCGGTAGCGGACGTGGTCGTTCCCGAAGTCAGGCTTGTCGACGTCGCTCGAGAAGACGATGACGTGGCGGAGGGCGGCCGCGAAGAGGGTCCGCAGGTGCGCCTCGAAGACCTCGTCCTCCACCAGATGGTAGATGACGTCGAGGGAGAGCACGAGCTCGGCCTGCTCGCCCTGGTAGTCGGAGAGGAGGGCGAAGGACTTGCTCGGGTCGCTCGAGAAGATCTCCCGGCAACGCTCCACGGCCGTCAGGCTGACGTCGAAGCCACGGTAGGTGGGGTACTCGGCCAGGCGAAGCTGGTTTCCGTCGCCGCAGCCGAACTCCATCACCGACTGGACCTGGTGCTCGGCGACGAAGGCGTTGAGGACCCCGGCCTTGAAGCGAGCGAACTCGCCGTAGGAGCCCGCTCCGGAGGTCCCCTCCGACGCATAGCGCTGCTCCCAGTACCGGGCGCTGCCGCGGAAGCGGTGAAGCGCTGCGAGCCTGCGCTTCAGCGCACGAAGGAGCGGTCCGACGACCGGAGTCTTGCTCAACAGCGCTTTCACGGTGGGGATGTGTATACCAACACGCATTCCTTGCGAATGCAGAAGTCAGGGTATGTTTGCGCCCGTGAACGACGCGCCGAACGCCCGCTGGATACACCATCTGATCGCCGGGACGGTCGTGGCCTACGGCGCCTTCGTGCCGATGAGCATCGCCGGCGTGCAGGTGAGTTTCCTGCTGGCGCTGGGGGCGCTGGCGGCGCTGGGGTTCAGGGAGACCCGCCCCCGGCTCACGCCCACTCCCTTCGACGGCGCGGTCCTGCTCTTCGTCGTCGTGGTGAGCGTCTCGGGGCTCACCAGTCACTTCTCGTCGCCGGGTGAGAGGGAGGCTTTCGACGCGTGGAGGTTCCTCGCGCTCTTCACCCTCTATGCGGGCCTGGCCTGGAAGCCCCGGCTCGCATCCTGGATGCTGCTGGCCTGCTTCGGGGTGGGGATCCTCGTCTCGGTCTACGGCATCCTCCAGCACTACACGGGGATCGACATCTCGCGCTCGGCGGTCAACGCGGTGCAGCGTCGGTCGGACGTACTGGCGACACGCTTCCGGCCCAGCGGGACCTTCCGGATCCCGTCGACCCTGGCCTTCGTCCTGTCCATCCTGATCCCGATCGCCATCGCCTTCGCGCTGGAGTGGGCGAGTCGGTTGAGGGACCGGCTGCTCATCCTGGCCGGGACGGTGCCGGCGCTCGTCGTCCTGGGCCACACCCAGGTTCGCGCCGCCTGGATGGGGCTCGGCGCGGGCCTGGTGATCATGGCGGCCCGCCGCTCTCCGGTGACCTTCCTGTCGATGGTCGGGGCGCTGGTGGTGCTCAGCGTCGGGCTCGTGACCTTCTCGCCGGCGGTGGGGAAGAAGGCCGAGGTCATGTTCGACCTGAAGTACGACGCCAACGCCGATCGGATCTTCTTCTGGGCGCGCTCGCTGGAGATGGCAGGGGACGCCCCGGCGCTGGGCATCGGCTACGGCCACTTCACGCCCGCCACGGACTGGTACTACGACCGCCTCGACATGGAGCAGCCCGTGCGCTGCCACGCGCACAACAACTTTCTCCATCTGTGGGCCGTCGCGGGCCCCCTCGGGCTGGCCGCCTTCCTCTGGATCTTCACCATCTTCTTCGGGGTCACCTCGGCGACCTATGGAAAGGCCAGGGGCCCGGTGGGTCATCGCTTCGCTGCCGCGTGCGCTCTCGGCAGCATGGGGGGCGTGTTCGCGTTCCTCGTCGCAGGGCTGACCCAGGATCCCTTCTTCAGCGCGGAGACCTTCTACGCCCTCACCCTCGCGCTCTCCCTGGGCACCGTGGCGGCCCGCTGGGTGGGAGAGGAGGAGGTGCTCTCCCGGCTCCGGGCTCGCTGGCTCGATGGCCTCCTCCCTGGCCTCGCCGGCCTCGTCATCGCGAGTAGCCAGGGGGTCTGGGAGGCAGATCTGGGGATGTCGGGGATCGTCCTCGGTCGGGGCGCGGTTCCGCGCATGGCTGCCCTGGGCCTCGGGCTCGCCGCGGTGGTGGTGGCCTCCCTGGACCGGGGGCATCGCCAGCGGGTGCTTCGCGACCCCTTCTCGCAGGCGGTCGTCCTCGCGCTGGTCTTCGTGAACCTGACCTACCTGGTCACGATTCACGGGCTCCTGCCTTCCCTGGGGACGGGAACCTTCACCGGACCCTGGGCCCCGGCGGGGGCCACGGCGGCGCTCGCGGCCGCCCTCGCGATCAGGATCGTCGCGCTGCTCCGCCCCTCCGCGCCTCGCCTGTGGGTCCTCGTAGGGTCCACCGTGGGCGTGGCCCTGTTGACCCTGGGCGTGCCGGAGCTCGTTCACGGACCCTCGGAGGATGGGACGGCGGCGCCGGCGGTGCTCACCCGGGAGACGCCGGTGCGCCCGGATCGCAGGGCCTACGTGGGGAGGTTGGAGGTCGGAGGTCAGGACTGCCTGGCCTCCGTCATCTCCAGCGGTGCGGTCTTGACCCACCGCGTCTGCGCGGAGCGCTTGCCGGCCCGGCTGACGCTGGCGGGAGGGGGAGAGCAGCGCTGCACCGGGATCGCGGATCTCCACAGCCAGACGGGAGCGGTGACCGTGACCTGCCGGGACCCCGGCCAGGCGCGGGACCTGCTCGACACCACCGGCGGTCCGCTCTCCTTGCAGCTCGGGGACGCAGGCGCGGCGAGCCTGGTGGCGCTCCAGCCCGGAGGGGAGACGCCCTGCCGGGTCCTCGCCGGGAGCCCGCGGCGCCTTCGTTGTGACGCCCCGGTCGCGCCGGGGGCTCCTCTCCTCGACGAGGACTCGCGGATCGTCGGTGTGGTCGGGGAGGGGGCGGAGATCCTGGAGCCGGTCGGACCGCTGCTGTCCAGAGACTTCGATCGGGACGGGGTTCCCGATGGCGCGGACAACTGCCCCCGGGTCGCCAACCCGCGGCAGAGTGACTCGGACCGCGACTGGATTGGCGACGCCTGCGAGCCCCTGACCCACGCGGCGGGGCTGGGGGATGGGCGGGTGGTGGCCGCCAACGCGGTGGGAGAGGTCTCTCTCTACCGACCGGAGGGCGGGCGACTGCGGCCGCTGGGAGCGCCGCTGATCCGTGACCTGAGCGCGCGATGGTCGGGAGTGGCGGTCATCGAAGAGGGGATCGTGGTCGCGTCCAATCGAGATGGAGACTGGCGGCTGGTCTCCCTCGCGGGCTCGGTCGAGGCGGTCCTGGACTTCCCCGACGGCTCTCGCTGGATCGATCTCGTCGGCGCGAGAGGCCCGGCCGGCGTCGCGCTCGTCGGGGCTCGGAACCGGGATCGGCGGCTCGTGGTGGTGGAGCCCGCACCGGGTTCCCTGAAGCTGGTCTCGGAGCGAGCCGACCCGGGGCGCGGCCCCTTCCGTGCGATCGCCAGCGGAGACCTCACCGGTGATGGACTGGACGAGATCGTGGTCTGTCGAGGTGGTGACCAATATCCGGCGGTGATGGAGGTCTACGGTCTGGACGAGGCCTCGAACCTGGTCGAGCTGGCTGGGGCGCGCTTCCCCGCAGAGCGCGTGCGGCCGGAGGACGACTTCGACCGGGATTGGTGGCGTCGTCAGCTGGGAGGGCGTCCCCCCGAGCTGGACGAGGCCCTAGAGCTGATGCCGTCCGATGCAGGGACGATCATCGTTCACTGGAACCGGGAGGGGGCGGTCCGGGCCTGGGCGTTCCAGGGAGGAGACCTGGTCCGGATCCCGGTGCCAGCGGAGCGTCGTGGCGTGCCCCGTCCGGCCTGGTCCGTGGAGGGGCCAGCCGCTTCCTACCGGTATCGAGTGGACGATCCGGGCTAGGTAGCGGCGCGTTGACAGGCCTGGGGTCCACCGCTACACCGGCCACATGATCGATGGACACCAGGGGGATGCGATGCCCGCAGGCGACGACCTGCTGGCAGAACTCATTTCCACGACCTGGACCTGGCGCTGGAAGGTGCTGGGCCTCTGCGTGCTGACCGGTCTGGTGGCCAGCGGTACCAGCCTGCTTCGCGCCAACCCCTCGACGGTGCAGATCCAGATCGCGATCGGGACCGTCCCCACGGGGGAGCAGATCGAGACCGCCCGGGTGGTCTCGACCCGCGCGACCTCGCGCACCTACGTCGAGCGCCTCCTGAGCGAGCAGGGCGAGGACCCGGTTTCCCTGCCCGAGACCATGGTCCTCAAGGCCACCGCTGGCCCCGAGGGCAAGATGGTGGCCCTGACGGTCGAGAGCGAGGATCCGGTGCTGGCGACCCGCGTCGCCCAGGTCACGGCCCAGGCGATCGTCGGCGAGCACGCGAGGATGCTCGAGGGCTTCATCGCGGCCCGGCAGCGACAGATCGCCGAGAACAAGGAGCTGCTCGCCCAGCTGGAGAAGGCGATCACGGCCCCCCAGGGGACCTCGACGGGCGGTCAGGCGCCCTCGAAGCGGTCGGAGGAAGAGGGGACGGCCTGGGCGGCGGCGGTCGGCCTGATCAAGCACATCTCGAAGCTCGAGGACGAGAACCAGGAGCCCCACGCCCGGGCCAGCACCGTCATCTTCGGGCCGGACGTGCAGGCGAGGGGAATCCAGAAGCGGGCGATCGTCTCGGGGGTATTCGGGTTCGGTGCGGGGTTCCTCTTCTTCGCCTTCCTGGTCCTCGCGCGCCTGGCGGCGGCGCCCTATCTGAAGCAACCCGGGGAATGACCGCCGCGGCAAAGGGGACGGCGGGCCAGGCGGATCTCCGTCCCTGGCTGGGCGCATTCTTGCTCCTGATCGCCCTCGAGGTCCTCCTGGCTCCCTTCGCCTCGCCGATGGGGATCGCCGCGGTCCTGTGGCTCTGCACCGCGGCGTTGATCGTCGAGCGCCGGTTCGGGCTGTGGACCCTGCTCACGATGCTGGCCTGCCTCTCGCTGCCCCAGGCGCTGGCGGCCTACGTCACGCGGGTGCCCTTCGGGATCTTCGTGGCGGATCTCGCGGTCATTCCGCTGCTGGCCGCCGCCGTGGTCCGGGTGCTGCGCACCCGGGTGATCCCACCCTACCTGCTGCACTTCGTGGCCATCGTCGCGGCCGGGGTGGCGCTGACCGCGTACGGAGTCCTGGGCGACAACGCCTTCTTCGACGCCGTCGGGGTGTTCCGCCGCATCTGCGTCTATCCGCTGGTGTTCCTGGCAGCCGTGGTGCTCCTGCAGACCACCGCTCCATCGCTCGTCACCCTGGAGAGGATGGTGCTGGCAGCGGCGGGCGTGATCGGCCTCATCGTCGCGTGGCGCCTCGTCACCGGGCAGGGCTACGCCCACGAGTACATGGAGGGGCTGGGGGTTCCCGACCGCTACCTCTCTCATCTGGAGTCCGTCGGCCTGATCTTCGCGATGATCCTCGGCCTGGGTCACGTGGCCACCGACCGCCAGTACAAGGGTCGTTGGTTGGTCTTCGTTGGCCTGGGTCTCGTCTGCCTGGTGGCCTCGAACTATCGCACCGTCTGGCTTGCGTTCGTGATCGCGGCGACGGTCTGGGCCTGGACGAGTGATCAGAGTTCCGGCCGCCTGATGGTCATCGGGTTCATCGCCCTGGGGCTGGCCATCGGGATCGCGACTCTCGTCGTCTGGCAGGTCGACCCCACGAGCCTGGCCGTCGAGCGCTTCTCGGTGGACAACCTGAGGAGAGGGATGAACTGGCGGTGGGGGTCCTGGACTCGAGCGGTGGAGGTGTTTCTCGAGTCACCGATCTTCGGCACCGGATTCGGCTACCGGCACGAGTTCGAATATGTGACCGGACGCAACTTCGACGTGGTCCACATGTCCCGGGGACACACCATCCACAACGATCTCCTCTGGCTGCTGGTGAACGGCGGAGTCGTCGGTACCGGCCTCGTGCTGACCCTCCACCTGCGGTGGTGGGGCCGGTGCCTCCGGGCTCTCTCGGGGTTCAACAGGCAGACGCCGGAGGCCCGCTTCATCTCCGCTGCCCTGGCCACGCACGTCGCGGCCATCATGCTCTCGATGTTCCAGCCCTTCTTCTCCTCGCCGGCGCCGGTCGTGGCCATTCACCTGATCATGGGCATCGCGCTCGTCCTGGCGATTCGTCTCGAGCGGCAAGCCCAGAGGGTCTCGCTGCCGCAGGACCGAGTGGTTCCCACGACACGATCGATCGCTGGAGCTCGGACGGCCTAGGCCGCGTCCCGCCGGAGCAGTCGCAGCGCGCGGGCACGCTCCTCCTTCGTCGCGAAGAGCGGCGAAGCGAGGGCTGCCGCGAGGACGACCAGCCCCGCCCCTCCCAGCACCCTCCGCTGGAGGGCGCTCTCTCCGAGGAGCCAGAGGGCCAGGGCTCCGGCGAGAGCAGCGA belongs to Deltaproteobacteria bacterium and includes:
- the purD gene encoding phosphoribosylamine--glycine ligase; translated protein: MRILVVGQGGREHALSWRLSRPEEDDAERVVICAPGSAGIAQDVEVVPVPVDDLAGLEALALEREIDLVVIGPEQPLADGLADRLRARGLAVLGPDAAAARLESSKAFAKEIMDEAGVPTAAWAAFDDAAEAKAFAARFEGRVAVKADGLAAGKGVILAHDLAEAGAAVDALMLEGQVGEAGERVVVEELLIGEEKSAIALCDGSRVLMLAASEDHKAVHEGDTGPNTGGMGAFSPVEGLDAEGLERVRLEVMQPMLEVLARRGAPFRGVLYAGLMLTADGPKVLEFNVRFGDPETQPLMRRVKGPLAPAFLAAAQGDLSGIELAWREETACCVVLCSEGYPGSYPKGRAITGLEGVPEDVKVFHAGTRSEEGVWQTAGGRVLGVTALGATIREARRRAYSAIEGVAFVGMHFRRDIGDRKGEESES
- a CDS encoding class I SAM-dependent methyltransferase, giving the protein MSKTPVVGPLLRALKRRLAALHRFRGSARYWEQRYASEGTSGAGSYGEFARFKAGVLNAFVAEHQVQSVMEFGCGDGNQLRLAEYPTYRGFDVSLTAVERCREIFSSDPSKSFALLSDYQGEQAELVLSLDVIYHLVEDEVFEAHLRTLFAAALRHVIVFSSDVDKPDFGNDHVRYRRFTPWVETHAPEWSLIERIENPIPYANDVETGTRAHFFVYGRR
- the purE gene encoding 5-(carboxyamino)imidazole ribonucleotide mutase, which gives rise to MSAQVLLLMGSKNDWKVVKKARDVLEELGVEAEAHVSSAHRSPARTLELIAAAEAGGAKVIICAAGLAAHLAGVTAAHTLLPVVAIPIGGGSLGGLDALLSTVQMPPGIPVATVGIDRGKNAGLLAAQIIALSDEGLRGRLQAFRKAQTEAVAGDDGELV
- a CDS encoding glycosyltransferase, with translation MIFVTVGTQLPFDRLVRAVDAWAGEHPGQEVVIQTASGGRPPEHCQAHETLAPEAWRALFDRADLVVAHAGIGTILSCREAGRRLIVVPREAARGEHRNDHQLATVASLGDLPGIRVITEVEDLPEAIEVALSEPATGHSRESAELERLVGCLRRFALGERDA
- a CDS encoding O-antigen ligase family protein, which gives rise to MTAAAKGTAGQADLRPWLGAFLLLIALEVLLAPFASPMGIAAVLWLCTAALIVERRFGLWTLLTMLACLSLPQALAAYVTRVPFGIFVADLAVIPLLAAAVVRVLRTRVIPPYLLHFVAIVAAGVALTAYGVLGDNAFFDAVGVFRRICVYPLVFLAAVVLLQTTAPSLVTLERMVLAAAGVIGLIVAWRLVTGQGYAHEYMEGLGVPDRYLSHLESVGLIFAMILGLGHVATDRQYKGRWLVFVGLGLVCLVASNYRTVWLAFVIAATVWAWTSDQSSGRLMVIGFIALGLAIGIATLVVWQVDPTSLAVERFSVDNLRRGMNWRWGSWTRAVEVFLESPIFGTGFGYRHEFEYVTGRNFDVVHMSRGHTIHNDLLWLLVNGGVVGTGLVLTLHLRWWGRCLRALSGFNRQTPEARFISAALATHVAAIMLSMFQPFFSSPAPVVAIHLIMGIALVLAIRLERQAQRVSLPQDRVVPTTRSIAGARTA
- a CDS encoding glycosyltransferase family A protein, giving the protein MSIQHVVVTPVHNEQDHLPALLRSMAAQTLPPTEWILVDDHSTDGTRELIEAFCLEHPWARRIEGDVTVDRELGGKVARLFLQGLSRARTDWEFLSKIDADLTLPDDYFERVFQLFADRERLGIAGGGCYEYRNGKKWYEAVPPDHTRGALKTYRRACWDEWGGVRPVNGWDGIDGFLAQMNGWQTRSFPEIEVIHHRPSGSARGVIRGRFRAGEFAHFMGYHPLFLAARCLRRAADRPAVLGSLALGAGFVWSHLRDRPVFEEREVVEYLRERQLRRLGLGVLLDRASRRPGKE
- a CDS encoding O-antigen ligase family protein — its product is MNDAPNARWIHHLIAGTVVAYGAFVPMSIAGVQVSFLLALGALAALGFRETRPRLTPTPFDGAVLLFVVVVSVSGLTSHFSSPGEREAFDAWRFLALFTLYAGLAWKPRLASWMLLACFGVGILVSVYGILQHYTGIDISRSAVNAVQRRSDVLATRFRPSGTFRIPSTLAFVLSILIPIAIAFALEWASRLRDRLLILAGTVPALVVLGHTQVRAAWMGLGAGLVIMAARRSPVTFLSMVGALVVLSVGLVTFSPAVGKKAEVMFDLKYDANADRIFFWARSLEMAGDAPALGIGYGHFTPATDWYYDRLDMEQPVRCHAHNNFLHLWAVAGPLGLAAFLWIFTIFFGVTSATYGKARGPVGHRFAAACALGSMGGVFAFLVAGLTQDPFFSAETFYALTLALSLGTVAARWVGEEEVLSRLRARWLDGLLPGLAGLVIASSQGVWEADLGMSGIVLGRGAVPRMAALGLGLAAVVVASLDRGHRQRVLRDPFSQAVVLALVFVNLTYLVTIHGLLPSLGTGTFTGPWAPAGATAALAAALAIRIVALLRPSAPRLWVLVGSTVGVALLTLGVPELVHGPSEDGTAAPAVLTRETPVRPDRRAYVGRLEVGGQDCLASVISSGAVLTHRVCAERLPARLTLAGGGEQRCTGIADLHSQTGAVTVTCRDPGQARDLLDTTGGPLSLQLGDAGAASLVALQPGGETPCRVLAGSPRRLRCDAPVAPGAPLLDEDSRIVGVVGEGAEILEPVGPLLSRDFDRDGVPDGADNCPRVANPRQSDSDRDWIGDACEPLTHAAGLGDGRVVAANAVGEVSLYRPEGGRLRPLGAPLIRDLSARWSGVAVIEEGIVVASNRDGDWRLVSLAGSVEAVLDFPDGSRWIDLVGARGPAGVALVGARNRDRRLVVVEPAPGSLKLVSERADPGRGPFRAIASGDLTGDGLDEIVVCRGGDQYPAVMEVYGLDEASNLVELAGARFPAERVRPEDDFDRDWWRRQLGGRPPELDEALELMPSDAGTIIVHWNREGAVRAWAFQGGDLVRIPVPAERRGVPRPAWSVEGPAASYRYRVDDPG
- a CDS encoding UDP-N-acetylglucosamine--LPS N-acetylglucosamine transferase, which produces MSRGRPETVLLVASHGGHWAQLRRLDRAFEGMRCVYLSTEQGLEAEVAPAQLHVVMDANLQTRGKLLVMAAQVLRVMVRIRPTLVVSTGAAPGFFALLYGKAMGARTIWVDSVANAERLSVSGAKVRPFADLWLTQWPHLARPEGPRYEGSVL